gaagaatgtttaTTTGATACATttttgaacaaaatttatTTTATGATCAATCGATATATTGTTTTTAATTGAATGAGAGATTCCATAATAAAACTATGATAGTGAAACAATTATATCAACTCCTTTATCTGCTATAAAGTTTATCTAGAGAATATCTCTGGCTGCATACTATCCGTAGGATCTACAAGGGTAGACACTAATAACACACATAAAACCAACCCctacacctagggcagATTAATTAGTATATCGTTGGTTTGGAATGTTCAGACAATCACTTCAAGAGAACCCGAAAATTGTGGTATATATTGGTTTTAGTTGATGACTGAGTATTTCAAATGGCTAAATAGGTGGTGTTTGTTTTACGTTTATTtgaaatacaaaatatccTCGGAATACTTAATTTCCCACAATAATAAgcaaaatttatcattttcgTATTGAACAATTGCAAAACTGGTATTAACAAAGTAACCTTAGACAGGTTATGCTAAAAAACactttgcatgcacaatTCATTTATTTGGGCTAAGACCCCACGGAAGTTATTGTTGAGATAAATAAATTAAAAAGGAGATATTTGGCAATGAAAGGATGCAAAATATTATTTGTTGCTTGCCTAGCAAGGTTATGCACTTGTGGAGATGTGGCGGAAGTTGTATCCCTGTTGTCTAACTACACCCCGGTTCACCTAAAACTTGACGATCCGAATCAGCTGGGAGTAGAAACGATTGAAAATACCACAGATGGTGTTACATCAATGTCATTTATACCGATAACTCGACACTGCTTTGATAGTGTTTCAGAAGAGGATACAGATATATGGATTCCAGGTGATGGGGAAAGAGCCGCAGCTGTTCATATGTACTACAGATCAGCCTATTACAAGCTGATTAGTATACATACTATATCAAGAGGTTCGTATTCCACTCTCTTCTTCGAGAATAAATCTGGGAAATGGAGGCAAATCAGAAAGATGAAGTTTGATACTGGATTAGAATCTCTCAAAGCGCCGCTAGAAGATCCGGACAAACACGATGAATGCACGGAAGTTGAAGGATTGAAAGCAGTAGATAATAATACAATCAATATATTGAACCTTGATGACGTAAAAGTACACAAACTAACCCGTAATTTTGGCGATGTGAGATGGGTAAGATACCGCATATCTGAGAGTTTTGATATTACAAAAATTGTGGATGGCTCCACTGACGTTTGGATTGGAACTCCTGGTGAAAAGTGCCGTATGTTCCAAATGATTTATAAACCTTTAGAGCCTACATTGCTTTCTGTTAATGTGTTATCCAAAAACAGATCAACTTTCATTTACTTTTATCAGAGCAGTGACAAATGGGAACCTATGGAATCAAAGGACTTTCACATTAAAATTCATTCTAATCTAAGAGATAGCAGTGAAAATTTATCACAACCACATTCAAGTCCAAAATTTGGACTGTTCAAAGTTGAACCACCTTCCAAGTTTGGTTTAAGATATGGACCTGAGGAGTCTGCTAAACCCAAGTATCTTGAATTacaaaggatgaatggagtaTTACCACATGAAACTGAACATAGAAAATCGCTTGTTCCTAAAAAGTGTTTTATCGATGTCTCTTCAACAATGAAAAATTCTATGTTTGAACATGCAGAATCTGACTCTTCGCCATACAAGGTTATCCGTGCACTTCCAGAGGTTATTGTGGATAGAGTAGTTGATGGTAATGAGCCAATTTGGGAATCTGTAGCAGATCAATCGTGTTTATCTGCATCACTATTGTATAAAGACGAACATGTAAAGTTTGCAAAGTTATCAGTTAAGGAAGATTCTGAGATAGCCGAAttgtattttgaaaagaataaaggtATTTGGGTATCCCATAATGAAGAAACGTACAAATCCAAGGTTGAAGGATTTTTGGGAGAGCTTGGTGGACTTGAAGATTACTACAATGCTTTACCTACAGCTTCTGCATATTTAATTTCCgcatttttaatattaATTTTAAGTACGGGcatattttaatgcagtttcTTTCAAGTAtataatatacaagacATTGATATATATCTTTCATTAAAAGTTAGCTCACAATATGTGGCGTAAATGCCGtgacatttttaaaagtatAACAATCGAGCCTGCGATTTTAGGCAGTTGAACTTGAAGaggtctcctttataatTTTCTGGTAGATCAAACCAGTCTAGTGCACCAAGGTCTCCTTCGCTTAGAGTGTTTATCCACGAAGGATCGTCAGCATTTTCCCATCCGCAATCGTATTCGTTTTCTTCTCCctttttggaaatgacACAAAACTGGTTTTTTCCATGATCAAGGAGAAGAACTCCGGAGCTAAAGATGTCTTTAATCGGCGAATTCAACGTAGCCAATTGTAAATCGACAAGTGATTCTGTATTTGTTAGTATGACATTACAACTACTTACCTGCACTGTtcttttctccatcaaaTGGGTACTTGTGCATTATATTATCAAATTTATCGTACTTTGCAAGTAATTTTATTAGGTTAGTAGCATTCAAATGCTCATGGCCTAAACATTTAAATTCACCTTTTCTAATCATACCTGAAAAAATGGCACAAATCTTATCTTTGCCTCCTTCCTTTGCGCACAAACTGTCAAAGTTTTCCTGGGAAAGCTCGATTAGAGGCTCAATCAGCTACAAATACATgtgaatgtaaatgtgcacTAACcatttgcatttttgaaaccaaatttacagattCGTTACCCAGAGGTTGGCTGTTCACAGCAACGATTTTCCCTTGTTTATCATAcagaatagacaaggtATCCCCTGAAAGTTGTGCATCTGGGAGTGCAGCCTTTACGTCATCCTTTAGCTCATCAACATGTGCATCTTGAGACAAGTGTGCAATTTCAAACTGCCACTTGTATTTTAGTGATATATAGTTGAGGAGTATTGGTACATCTTTGGTATAAAAGAGCAATTTCGGGgaggtaaatttggagtCTTTGAATTTCTTGTAATCTCCATATTCCTTTACTGCAGAGGGATATACactttcaaaatattcagTCAAGTCCTCTTCATTATCTAAAACTGTCGTTGGAAATATGTCGTATTTTCCGTTTGGGAAAATCATAAATATCGCAGGATATATCTGCACCTTTGCGGGAAGTTTTTTAATTGCACCTTTATCAAGTAGAACATTTATGCGGCCAAAGCTTGCATATTTTCCGTATTTTTCTGCAAACTCATCCCACAAGGGAGCAAAAAGTTTACAGTAGTAATTGTCATCAGAATAAGCTTGTATCACCCATACCTTGTTGGATCCCTTTACAAACCTGGAAAGATGTGTAAATTATGAACAGCACATACTTGTTATAATTCTTCGAGGTCAAATTTGTAGTTTTGGATGGGATAATGTTCACGGTTAAACCGTTGGTATCATCGTATATTTCTCTCAGATACGGATTTACTGTATTATTATGATAAGGGGTAAAAACAAAGACAACATAGAATAAACCTCTACACCTCTTGTAGTTTTATTTATCTTATAACAAGCATTTAAACTTACAAATGATCCTGTACGCTTCCTTGAGGTCTCTGAACTTCTTTTCACAATCTACACAATCCTTGTTCTTATCCGGATGCCTATAGCGGATGATACAGATACAATTTAACATACCATTTGAGACTCAATTCCCTGTATTTTGCTCTGATTTCAGCTTCCTTTGCATCTTTTGGTACACCCAaaactttgtaaatatCCACGTCAACCTTTATGAATCGACTATTTATGCTATGCACATCTTCATAGTACTTTAGGACAAATGCAACTGTGGAGAATATTCACAAAGGGACAGACATACCTATTACTATTGCAAGTATGGACGTTATTACAACATTTTCCTTGAGGAATGACCACACCTTCCAAATTCCAGTTCCACTGGACACTGCCTTTTCCTTATTCTGCTACTATTGTGTGTTGCATCAAGTAAAATACCGATGGTTTGGCATGATGCTTTGTCTTTTTCCTGTAAAAGTGTataattttggatataaatgaCAGGAACGAAACGCAATGGCTAGAATGGTAGGAAATTTACACGTGGCTTGCGATAAATGAATTCATGTAGACAAAAAAGTAACGAGAAACGTCACTGAGGTGTAGACAGTAGATGTTGTATCAAACTCACTTGCTGGCCTCCATTATGGTCTGTTACGTTCTACCGATACAGAATGTTCAATTAAGTTGCCCAGAAAGATCCGTCTGGTGGATATACATGTGTTTTTACTGCCAAAGAATCTCATGTGTGGCAGGGCCAAGCACACACCTGCCAGGACCCATAATTGCGCTCAAATTGAGTTTAGTCGTCACGAAATTGGCCATAGACACATAACATCAATTAGAACTTTTGATTGTCATGTGATCATGAGCGTCAATCGGTAGTACGGGAAGATACATTTAATGACAGTCTGTCACCCAGAACTTTCAAgatgaaatgtgtaatTTTAGCAGGCGGTCATGGAACTAGACTGCGTCCATTGACGCTTTCTGTCCCTAAGCCACTCATCGAATTCTGTAACCGGTCGATTATCGAATACCAAATTGACGCAGCGAAAAAGGTACGCAGACAACAAATCGCAGAGCAACGATGTGTAGGCTGGAGTAGATCATATCATATTGGCTGTATCGGAGTCTCAGCCTGCACTGGCACAGCGAGTACAAAAGTTACAAGAAAAGGTAAGCCACCCTCAGACTCTACACATTCGTTCAGTACTCTATAAGGATCGATTGCTCGATTGAAACTAGTCCAATGGGCACAGGTACGTGCGTCTTTGCTCCTTACACCGTATACAGCTGGCCCATTGAGATTGGCTGAAAAGTTGATTTGTGAACCGAATGATGACTCTGATGATTTCTTGGTTTTGAATAGCGACGTCATTTGTGACTATCCCCTGTTGGAACT
This region of Theileria equi strain WA chromosome 1, complete sequence genomic DNA includes:
- a CDS encoding signal peptide-containing protein (encoded by transcript BEWA_024600A); amino-acid sequence: MKGCKILFVACLARLCTCGDVAEVVSLLSNYTPVHLKLDDPNQLGVETIENTTDGVTSMSFIPITRHCFDSVSEEDTDIWIPGDGERAAAVHMYYRSAYYKLISIHTISRGSYSTLFFENKSGKWRQIRKMKFDTGLESLKAPLEDPDKHDECTEVEGLKAVDNNTINILNLDDVKVHKLTRNFGDVRWVRYRISESFDITKIVDGSTDVWIGTPGEKCRMFQMIYKPLEPTLLSVNVLSKNRSTFIYFYQSSDKWEPMESKDFHIKIHSNLRDSSENLSQPHSSPKFGLFKVEPPSKFGLRYGPEESAKPKYLELQRMNGVLPHETEHRKSLVPKKCFIDVSSTMKNSMFEHAESDSSPYKVIRALPEVIVDRVVDGNEPIWESVADQSCLSASLLYKDEHVKFAKLSVKEDSEIAELYFEKNKGIWVSHNEETYKSKVEGFLGELGGLEDYYNALPTASAYLISAFLILILSTGIF
- a CDS encoding chaperone protein DNAj, putative (encoded by transcript BEWA_024610A) — encoded protein: MEASKKKTKHHAKPSQNKEKAVSSGTGIWKVWSFLKENVVITSILAIVIVAFVLKYYEDVHSINSRFIKVDVDIYKVLGVPKDAKEAEIRAKYRELSLKWHPDKNKDCVDCEKKFRDLKEAYRIILNPYLREIYDDTNGLTVNIIPSKTTNLTSKNYNKFVKGSNKVWVIQAYSDDNYYCKLFAPLWDEFAEKYGKYASFGRINVLLDKGAIKKLPAKVQIYPAIFMIFPNGKYDIFPTTVLDNEEDLTEYFESVYPSAVKEYGDYKKFKDSKFTSPKLLFYTKDVPILLNYISLKYKWQFEIAHLSQDAHVDELKDDVKAALPDAQLSGDTLSILYDKQGKIVAVNSQPLGNESVNLVSKMQMLIEPLIELSQENFDSLCAKEGGKDKICAIFSGMIRKGEFKCLGHEHLNATNLIKLLAKYDKFDNIMHKYPFDGEKNSAESLVDLQLATLNSPIKDIFSSGVLLLDHGKNQFCVISKKGEENEYDCGWENADDPSWINTLSEGDLGALDWFDLPENYKGDLFKFNCLKSQARLLYF